One window of the Methyloceanibacter stevinii genome contains the following:
- a CDS encoding energy-coupling factor ABC transporter ATP-binding protein gives MTSLIELTDIHFAYPGYPPVLNGADIRLGSKERLCVVGHNGSGKSTLLRIIVGLLRPSRGRVVAFGRERRAEDDFLEVRRLAGLVFQDPDDQLFCPTVAEDMAFGPLNLGKTREEAMAIVDRVLAELDLTRFKDRVTHKLSGGEKRLVTLATVLAMEPEVLLLDEPTNALDEDNEARLTEILRTLPQAMIVVSHDAQFRERIASRTVRLAEGQIRPT, from the coding sequence ATGACATCCCTGATCGAGCTTACCGACATTCATTTCGCCTATCCGGGCTACCCGCCCGTGCTCAATGGCGCAGACATCCGGCTCGGTAGCAAAGAGCGTCTATGCGTCGTCGGGCACAACGGTTCCGGCAAGAGCACGCTCTTGCGCATCATCGTCGGCCTGCTGCGGCCCAGCCGCGGCCGTGTCGTAGCCTTCGGCCGGGAGCGCCGCGCCGAAGACGACTTCCTCGAGGTACGGCGCCTTGCCGGGCTGGTGTTCCAGGATCCCGACGATCAACTGTTCTGCCCGACAGTGGCCGAGGATATGGCTTTCGGCCCCCTCAACCTTGGCAAAACCCGCGAGGAAGCCATGGCCATCGTCGATCGCGTGCTGGCGGAATTGGATCTCACCCGGTTCAAGGACCGGGTGACCCACAAGCTCTCGGGCGGAGAGAAGCGCTTGGTGACGCTCGCCACCGTTCTGGCCATGGAACCGGAGGTTCTTCTTCTCGACGAGCCGACCAACGCCCTCGACGAAGACAACGAGGCCAGGCTGACCGAGATATTGCGCACGCTTCCGCAGGCGATGATCGTTGTGTCGCATGACGCGCAATTTCGCGAGCGCATTGCGTCACGCACGGTCCGTCTTGCAGAAGGACAAATTCGACCCACCTAA
- a CDS encoding nickel/cobalt efflux transporter: MTLTDLIAGGGANPLLLIAMAFLLGAFHGLEPGHSKTMMAAYIIAIRGTIPQAILLGVSAAISHSLIVWVLAILGLLYGDELIGEQMEPYFMIASGVIIACIGLWIFRQSMQARAAGHHHDHAHGHRPHSHAHNHQHDHVHPHEHGNSHHDHTHILGGTHDHDRPAREKPEFMDAHAMAHAREIEARIGSGRTSTWQTILFGLSGGLIPCPAAITVLLLCIQLGQFMLGIGLVASFSIGLAVTLVAIGVVAAVGMRYVSKKGSSRFDAILKKAPYISATFIGLIGLFMIYSGWAHLHGHDGDGESDAAPHHETL, encoded by the coding sequence ATGACATTGACGGACCTCATCGCCGGGGGCGGCGCCAACCCGCTCCTCCTCATCGCCATGGCCTTCCTGCTCGGTGCGTTTCACGGACTGGAGCCGGGCCATAGCAAGACGATGATGGCCGCCTATATCATCGCCATCCGCGGCACGATCCCTCAGGCAATCCTGCTCGGTGTGTCGGCCGCGATCTCACACTCCCTTATTGTGTGGGTCCTTGCCATTCTCGGGCTTCTGTACGGGGATGAACTGATCGGCGAACAGATGGAGCCATACTTCATGATCGCCTCCGGTGTGATCATCGCATGCATTGGCTTGTGGATATTCCGCCAATCCATGCAGGCCCGAGCGGCGGGGCATCACCACGACCATGCGCATGGCCATAGACCCCATTCTCATGCCCACAACCACCAACACGATCACGTCCATCCGCATGAGCACGGCAATTCTCATCACGATCACACTCACATCCTCGGCGGGACGCACGATCACGACCGTCCCGCCCGGGAGAAGCCGGAGTTCATGGACGCCCATGCCATGGCACATGCCCGCGAGATTGAAGCGCGCATCGGTTCCGGGCGCACGTCGACATGGCAGACCATTCTGTTTGGGCTGTCGGGCGGGCTGATCCCCTGCCCGGCGGCAATCACCGTTCTCTTGCTCTGCATTCAGCTCGGTCAGTTCATGCTCGGGATTGGCTTGGTCGCGTCCTTCAGCATCGGGCTGGCCGTAACGCTGGTCGCGATCGGCGTCGTCGCCGCAGTTGGCATGCGCTATGTCAGTAAAAAGGGCTCATCCCGTTTCGACGCGATCCTGAAGAAAGCACCCTATATCTCGGCCACCTTCATCGGACTGATCGGCCTCTTCATGATCTACTCGGGATGGGCGCATCTGCATGGCCACGATGGCGATGGAGAATCTGACGCGGCGCCGCACCACGAGACGCTCTAA
- the cbiM gene encoding cobalt transporter CbiM gives MHIVDGALSNEVLIGGAVLAAGGIALGLKSLPAEKMPAAGVLSATFFVASLVHVPIGPSSVHLIMNGLAGLVLGWAAFPALFVALLLQAVFFGFGGLTVLGVNTVNIALPAVLVYYICRRGIASGSPTVAAIWGGIGGGLAIALTTGCVALSLALTGDEFLAAAKLTFFAHIPIMIIEALITAAAIYLARKVKPELFERFTVSPSEGVSS, from the coding sequence ATGCACATTGTCGACGGTGCTCTATCGAATGAAGTCTTGATCGGCGGCGCGGTTCTCGCTGCCGGCGGCATCGCGTTGGGCCTGAAATCGCTGCCGGCGGAGAAGATGCCCGCCGCCGGGGTTCTAAGCGCAACGTTTTTCGTGGCGTCCCTGGTTCATGTGCCAATCGGACCCTCCAGCGTCCATCTGATCATGAACGGTCTGGCCGGGTTGGTGCTCGGCTGGGCCGCCTTTCCGGCCCTTTTCGTCGCCCTACTGCTGCAAGCCGTTTTCTTCGGGTTCGGCGGGCTGACTGTGCTGGGCGTCAACACCGTCAACATCGCCCTGCCCGCGGTGCTCGTCTACTACATCTGCCGGCGGGGTATCGCGTCGGGCTCTCCCACCGTCGCCGCAATCTGGGGCGGTATCGGCGGGGGCCTTGCGATTGCCTTGACGACGGGCTGCGTGGCTCTCTCGTTGGCGCTCACGGGGGACGAATTTCTGGCGGCGGCCAAGCTCACATTCTTCGCGCACATCCCCATCATGATCATCGAAGCGCTGATCACAGCCGCGGCCATCTACCTTGCACGAAAGGTAAAGCCTGAACTGTTCGAGAGGTTCACGGTGTCCCCATCGGAAGGAGTTTCGTCATGA
- the cbiQ gene encoding cobalt ECF transporter T component CbiQ has protein sequence MSETDPRARILAAVAFAIVVVNLHDLRALAAALVVALTLMLMARLPPRATLKRMLTMDGFIIFMLLLLPFTVPGDAMFTVFGLPATWQGLRQAIEIGLKANAIILTLMALVGSMEPARLGQALYRLKMPEGLVYLLMFMVRYVDVLQQEYLRLRVAMKARGFRPGNNRHTYQSLGYLIGMMLVRAVERSERILGAMKCRGFSGRIPLSGDLAYARSDAGFAFAFGGILAALVALQFLR, from the coding sequence ATTAGCGAGACCGATCCACGGGCCCGGATCCTGGCGGCGGTGGCGTTCGCGATCGTCGTGGTCAACCTTCATGACCTCCGTGCCCTAGCCGCAGCCCTCGTCGTTGCGCTCACGCTGATGCTCATGGCCCGGCTGCCGCCGCGCGCGACGCTCAAGCGCATGCTCACAATGGATGGCTTCATCATCTTCATGCTCCTGCTCTTGCCGTTTACCGTGCCGGGCGACGCCATGTTCACGGTCTTCGGTCTGCCCGCGACATGGCAAGGGTTGCGGCAGGCGATCGAGATCGGCTTGAAAGCCAATGCGATCATTCTGACGCTGATGGCGCTGGTCGGCTCCATGGAGCCCGCCAGGTTGGGGCAGGCCCTCTACCGCCTGAAAATGCCCGAGGGACTCGTCTACCTGCTCATGTTCATGGTCCGGTATGTCGACGTGCTTCAACAAGAGTATCTGCGCCTGCGCGTAGCCATGAAGGCGCGCGGGTTCCGCCCGGGAAACAACAGGCACACCTACCAATCTCTGGGTTACTTGATCGGCATGATGCTCGTCCGTGCGGTGGAGAGGTCGGAACGGATTCTCGGCGCCATGAAGTGCCGTGGGTTCTCCGGGCGCATACCGCTATCGGGCGACCTCGCCTATGCGCGATCGGATGCCGGCTTCGCGTTCGCCTTCGGCGGCATCCTTGCAGCGCTCGTCGCGCTCCAGTTTCTGCGTTGA
- a CDS encoding NAD-dependent succinate-semialdehyde dehydrogenase: MQLKTPTLIKDQCLIGGAWTGTPVDDITNPASGAVVGRVPNLGAHETREAIEAADRAFRAWSGLLAGERAKVLRRWYELQQEHAEDLARLMTAEQGKPLAEARAEVDYGSSFTEFYAEEARRVLGEIIPTPKHSGRVLVMKQPVGVVGAITPWNFPFAMITRKISPALAAGCTVVVKPAPETPLTALALAELACQAGFPPGVLNVITGNAEAIGGELTSNRLVRMITFTGSTEVGKLLMRQSADTVKKLSLELGGNAPFIVFDDAELDAAVAGAIASKFRNSGQTCVSANRILVQSGIYDRFAERLTEAVSDLKVGDGTEQGVAQGPLINDAGLEKVEAHVRDAVAHGAKVLTGGVRHELGRTFFAPTVLTDVTPEMRIAHEETFGPVAALFRFRDDQEAIALANDTPFGLAAYFFTENISRAWRVAEALEYGMIGVNEGMISSALAPFGGVKESGQGREGSHHGIEEFLELKYVMMGGLDNGSPR; encoded by the coding sequence ATGCAACTCAAGACACCGACCCTCATCAAGGACCAATGCCTGATCGGCGGTGCCTGGACAGGCACGCCGGTGGACGACATCACCAATCCGGCGTCCGGCGCGGTCGTCGGCCGCGTGCCCAATCTCGGCGCGCACGAGACCCGCGAGGCCATCGAGGCCGCGGATCGCGCCTTTCGGGCCTGGAGCGGCTTGCTGGCGGGCGAGCGCGCGAAAGTCCTGCGCCGTTGGTATGAGCTCCAGCAGGAGCACGCAGAGGACCTCGCCCGTCTCATGACCGCCGAGCAGGGCAAGCCTTTGGCCGAGGCGCGCGCGGAGGTGGACTACGGGTCGTCCTTCACGGAGTTCTACGCGGAAGAGGCAAGGCGCGTGCTGGGCGAGATCATCCCGACGCCCAAGCACAGCGGCCGTGTGCTCGTCATGAAGCAGCCGGTCGGCGTGGTCGGGGCTATCACCCCGTGGAACTTTCCGTTCGCGATGATCACGCGCAAGATCTCGCCTGCGCTCGCCGCAGGGTGCACCGTGGTCGTGAAGCCGGCGCCCGAGACGCCGCTCACCGCGTTAGCCCTGGCGGAGCTGGCTTGCCAGGCCGGATTCCCGCCGGGCGTTCTCAATGTCATCACCGGCAATGCCGAGGCCATCGGCGGCGAACTGACCTCCAACCGGCTCGTGCGCATGATCACCTTCACCGGATCTACCGAGGTCGGGAAGCTCCTCATGCGCCAGAGCGCCGACACGGTGAAAAAGCTCTCCTTGGAGCTCGGCGGCAATGCGCCGTTCATCGTTTTCGACGACGCCGAACTCGATGCGGCTGTCGCCGGCGCGATCGCGTCGAAGTTCCGGAATTCGGGGCAAACATGCGTCAGCGCCAACCGAATTCTGGTTCAGAGCGGCATCTATGATCGCTTCGCGGAAAGGCTCACCGAGGCCGTTTCGGACCTCAAGGTGGGCGACGGCACCGAGCAGGGCGTGGCGCAAGGCCCGCTCATCAACGACGCCGGGCTCGAAAAGGTCGAGGCCCATGTGCGGGACGCGGTCGCCCATGGCGCCAAGGTTCTGACCGGCGGCGTGCGGCACGAGCTTGGGCGGACATTCTTTGCGCCCACCGTGTTGACCGACGTGACGCCGGAGATGCGCATCGCTCACGAAGAGACCTTCGGCCCGGTCGCGGCGCTGTTCCGCTTCCGCGACGATCAGGAGGCGATTGCGCTCGCGAACGACACGCCGTTCGGCCTTGCGGCGTATTTCTTCACGGAGAATATTTCGCGCGCCTGGCGGGTGGCCGAGGCGCTCGAATATGGCATGATCGGCGTCAACGAAGGGATGATCTCTTCGGCATTGGCGCCGTTCGGCGGCGTGAAGGAGTCGGGCCAGGGCCGCGAAGGCTCCCACCACGGCATCGAAGAATTCCTGGAGCTGAAATACGTCATGATGGGGGGCCTCGATAACGGGAGCCCCCGCTAG
- a CDS encoding metal-sensing transcriptional repressor has translation MIHQTHDDVLRRLKRAAGHLQHTISMIETGRPCPEVAQQLHAVSKAIEQAKKIFIHDHIDHCLNDSIGKSAHRKSLIVEFKEISKYL, from the coding sequence ATGATACATCAAACCCACGACGACGTGCTGCGGCGGCTCAAGCGTGCAGCCGGTCACTTGCAACACACAATCTCAATGATCGAGACCGGACGTCCTTGTCCGGAAGTCGCCCAACAGCTTCATGCCGTCTCGAAAGCGATCGAACAGGCCAAGAAGATCTTCATCCACGATCATATCGATCACTGCTTGAACGACAGCATCGGTAAGAGCGCGCACCGCAAGTCACTGATCGTCGAGTTCAAGGAAATCTCCAAGTACCTGTAA
- a CDS encoding fasciclin domain-containing protein, producing MLFTVSAANAMSKDIVDTAAGAGQFKTLVAAVKAAGLVDTLKGDGPFTVFAPTDEAFAKLPDGTVDDLLKPENKDKLVAILTYHVVPGKIMSGDISGKATEVKTVQGDTLNVDATDGVKVDKAKVVKADIDASNGVIHVIDTVVMPN from the coding sequence ATGCTCTTCACTGTCTCTGCCGCGAACGCCATGTCCAAGGACATCGTCGACACCGCGGCGGGTGCTGGACAGTTCAAGACTCTCGTCGCCGCGGTGAAGGCTGCGGGGCTGGTCGATACGCTGAAGGGAGACGGCCCGTTCACTGTGTTTGCACCGACAGACGAGGCGTTCGCCAAGCTTCCCGATGGCACGGTCGATGACCTGCTGAAGCCCGAGAACAAGGATAAGCTCGTGGCCATCCTCACCTACCATGTCGTTCCCGGGAAGATCATGTCCGGCGACATCTCCGGCAAGGCGACAGAGGTGAAGACAGTCCAGGGCGACACGCTGAATGTCGATGCGACGGACGGCGTAAAGGTGGACAAAGCCAAAGTCGTGAAGGCTGATATCGACGCCTCGAACGGCGTGATCCACGTGATCGATACCGTGGTGATGCCAAACTAA
- a CDS encoding DUF4198 domain-containing protein, whose protein sequence is MKLRNGLSAAIGVAALLAPLAAAAHFQLVYTPEVNLTKAGDVPVKLIFWHPFENGHVMDMGEVIDFYAVNRGKKIDLKDTLKQIKFEGSENTATAYDASVPLKRSGDYVLVAVPSPYYEESEDVYIQQIAKSYLNLNEVPTDWMEPQGLPTEIIPLNKPTNIVAGSTFTGRVMADGKPVPGAEIEVEYMAAEPSMDENKPKDPTASPMPGGALVAVSDDNGYFTFGIPKAGFWGFAALGSGNTKEHEGKELSQDAVIWVRAFDVK, encoded by the coding sequence ATGAAACTTCGTAACGGACTATCCGCTGCCATTGGCGTTGCCGCGCTTCTCGCGCCGCTCGCCGCGGCCGCCCATTTCCAGCTCGTCTATACGCCGGAGGTCAATCTGACCAAGGCGGGAGACGTGCCCGTCAAGCTGATCTTCTGGCACCCCTTCGAGAACGGCCACGTGATGGACATGGGTGAGGTCATCGACTTCTACGCCGTCAACCGCGGCAAGAAGATCGACCTCAAGGACACGCTGAAGCAGATCAAGTTCGAGGGCTCGGAGAACACTGCCACGGCTTACGATGCCTCCGTCCCACTCAAGCGATCGGGAGACTACGTGCTCGTCGCTGTTCCCTCGCCCTATTACGAGGAGAGCGAGGACGTCTACATCCAGCAGATCGCAAAGAGCTATCTGAACCTGAATGAAGTCCCGACGGATTGGATGGAGCCGCAGGGCCTACCCACCGAGATCATCCCCCTCAACAAGCCCACCAACATCGTGGCCGGTTCGACCTTCACCGGCCGGGTGATGGCCGACGGCAAGCCCGTACCCGGCGCGGAGATCGAGGTCGAGTACATGGCGGCCGAGCCGTCCATGGACGAGAACAAGCCGAAAGACCCGACCGCTTCGCCGATGCCGGGCGGCGCGCTCGTCGCCGTCAGCGATGACAACGGCTACTTCACCTTCGGCATTCCGAAGGCCGGCTTCTGGGGCTTTGCCGCGCTCGGCTCGGGCAACACCAAGGAGCATGAGGGCAAGGAGCTTTCTCAAGACGCGGTCATCTGGGTCCGCGCTTTCGACGTGAAATAG
- a CDS encoding cobalt ABC transporter permease, which translates to MRSLRLALILLFLMPVHSALAHKVIASVYASGDVIEGEIGFSNGDMAPNELVEVFDEDGNKLGETKTDEDGFFTFRPTKPVAHVFKSNLGSGHVATVRMEADELPDIAGAEPAAADTATAAETKTDSASAAQEGAADETLTQAQLKLIAQAVQKQIIPLRRDIDAYKEKNNIQNVLGGIGYIFGLFGLGYYIAARRKMTGA; encoded by the coding sequence ATGAGGTCCCTTCGCCTTGCGCTCATTCTACTTTTCCTGATGCCGGTTCACTCTGCGCTTGCGCATAAGGTCATCGCTTCGGTCTACGCCAGTGGCGACGTGATCGAGGGCGAGATCGGCTTCTCCAACGGAGATATGGCGCCCAATGAGCTTGTCGAGGTCTTCGACGAGGACGGCAACAAGCTCGGCGAAACCAAGACGGACGAGGACGGCTTCTTCACCTTCCGTCCGACCAAGCCCGTTGCGCACGTATTCAAGTCCAATCTCGGCTCGGGCCACGTCGCCACTGTCCGCATGGAAGCCGACGAACTACCGGACATAGCCGGCGCCGAGCCCGCCGCAGCGGATACAGCGACGGCAGCTGAGACCAAGACAGACTCAGCGTCCGCCGCTCAAGAGGGCGCCGCGGACGAGACGCTGACGCAGGCACAGTTGAAGTTGATCGCGCAGGCCGTGCAAAAGCAGATCATCCCGCTTCGCCGCGACATCGATGCCTATAAGGAAAAGAACAACATTCAGAACGTTCTCGGCGGCATCGGTTACATCTTCGGCCTGTTCGGGCTCGGCTACTACATCGCCGCGCGCCGCAAAATGACGGGGGCCTGA
- the rpiA gene encoding ribose 5-phosphate isomerase A, whose amino-acid sequence MSESARTIEGYKAAAARAAIELVQPGMRLGLGTGSTAAPFVEEVGARVRDGLNVICVPTSEATRAHAEALGIPLTTWTKPRTSIPTVPTRSTISIRLIKGGGGAFVAGEDRRDASERMVVIADTGSFATLGSHPLPIEVVRFGLKATVQLIQALSAEAGCEGEIRLRPGEGGRPFVTDQGNLIVDCAFPKIAEPEVLAFALTRVPGVVEHGLFLGLCDMAIVAGANGVQVLKHPSA is encoded by the coding sequence ATGTCGGAAAGCGCAAGGACGATCGAAGGGTACAAGGCCGCCGCGGCGAGGGCGGCTATCGAGCTGGTGCAGCCCGGTATGCGGCTTGGGCTCGGCACGGGCTCCACGGCCGCGCCTTTCGTCGAAGAGGTCGGCGCGCGCGTGCGCGATGGTCTCAACGTCATTTGCGTGCCGACGTCGGAGGCGACTCGTGCCCATGCCGAGGCTTTGGGCATTCCGCTGACGACGTGGACGAAACCCCGCACCTCGATTCCGACGGTGCCGACGAGATCGACGATCAGCATCCGGCTGATCAAAGGCGGCGGCGGGGCTTTTGTTGCGGGAGAAGATCGTCGCGACGCGTCCGAGCGCATGGTCGTCATCGCGGACACCGGAAGCTTCGCGACGCTCGGGTCCCATCCGCTGCCGATCGAAGTGGTACGCTTCGGTTTGAAGGCGACCGTGCAGCTGATCCAGGCACTTTCCGCGGAGGCTGGGTGCGAGGGCGAGATCCGGCTCCGGCCCGGCGAGGGAGGCCGCCCCTTCGTTACCGATCAGGGCAATCTGATCGTGGACTGCGCATTTCCCAAAATCGCCGAGCCCGAGGTTCTGGCTTTCGCCCTGACGCGCGTGCCCGGCGTGGTCGAGCACGGTCTTTTTCTCGGACTTTGCGATATGGCAATTGTCGCAGGGGCAAATGGCGTACAAGTCCTGAAGCATCCGAGCGCATAA
- a CDS encoding HAD-IA family hydrolase codes for MFEGATIVFDLDGTLVDTAPDLTNALNHALNLHGHRTVEPALVREAVGRGAPAMIYEALGIETGTEAILADFLIHYEANIAVESRPFPGAVALLERLADRGARLAVCTNKRARLANLLLEALELDHHFAAIAGRDTFETSKPHPGHLLGAIAAGGGNPARAVMVGDSAVDIQAAHRAGIPSILVTFGYSPPSPDGPHPSATIDSFDALESQAEILLKRLTDHDPTRS; via the coding sequence ATGTTCGAGGGTGCGACAATTGTTTTCGATCTCGACGGCACGCTGGTCGACACCGCGCCGGACCTTACGAATGCCCTCAACCACGCCCTGAATCTGCATGGACACCGCACCGTGGAGCCCGCGCTCGTCCGCGAGGCGGTGGGGCGCGGCGCGCCGGCCATGATCTACGAGGCGCTGGGCATCGAAACCGGCACGGAGGCGATCCTCGCGGACTTCCTCATCCACTACGAGGCCAATATCGCGGTGGAGAGCCGCCCCTTCCCCGGCGCCGTCGCGCTGCTGGAGCGGCTCGCGGACCGCGGCGCGCGCCTTGCCGTCTGCACCAACAAGCGGGCGCGCCTGGCCAATCTTCTCCTCGAAGCGCTGGAGCTCGACCATCATTTCGCAGCAATCGCGGGCCGCGATACGTTCGAGACGTCCAAGCCCCATCCGGGCCACCTTCTGGGCGCCATTGCCGCCGGCGGCGGCAATCCGGCCCGCGCCGTCATGGTGGGCGACAGCGCCGTCGACATCCAGGCCGCGCACCGAGCCGGAATTCCCTCGATCCTGGTGACATTCGGCTATTCCCCTCCGTCGCCGGACGGTCCTCACCCTAGCGCTACCATCGACAGCTTCGACGCCCTGGAATCCCAGGCCGAAATCCTGCTCAAACGCTTGACAGACCACGACCCGACCCGTTCCTAA